The genomic interval TCGGCGCGGGCCACCCGATGATGTTCGCGCTGGCCGCCGCGCTCGGCTGCGACCTCTTCGACTCCGCCGCGTACGCGCTCTACGCCCGCGACGGCCGCTACCTCACCGTCCACGGCACCGAACACCTCGACTCCCTCCAGTACTTCCCCTGCGGCTGTCCCGTCTGCACCGACCACACGCCCGACGACGTCCAGCGGATGCCCGACGCCGCCCAGGAGGAACTGCTCGCCGAGCACAACCTCCACGTCTCCTTCACCGAGTTGCGGCGAGTGAAGCAGGCGATTCGGCAGGGGAGCCTGCTCGAACTCGTCGAAGCCCGCGCGCACGCCCACCCTCGCGTGCTCGACGGCTACCGCGCGTTCCTCGACCACGCCGGCCAGTACGAACAGTCAGACCCCGTGAGCAAGGACACGTTCTACTACACGTCCCCGGAGTCCGCGCGCCGGCCCGAGGTCGTCCGGCACCGCGAACGCCTCGACCGATTCTCGCTCCCCGAGACGGTTCTCCTCGCGGAGTCCGGGACGGACGACGACTTCGACGAGACGTGGCGCGTCCGCCCGCCGCTCGGCCCGTACCCGCGCGAACTCGCCACCAGCTATCCCTTCACCGCCGAAGTCCCGGAGCGCATGGACGACGCCGGCTACGAGGCCGCCGCGAAGGGCGTCTCTCGGCTCGTCGCGCTCAACCCCGACACCGAGTTCACGCTCGCGCACCGCGACTGGCCGGCGCGCGCGCTCGACTACGTCCCGCCCCGGGTCGAACTGGTGAACCTCGAAACGGGACACACTACTGCCTCCGGCGCGGAGGACGACGCATGACCGACTACTTCGAGGTTCACGAGCGGGACGCGGCCGCTCGCCTCGGCGAACTCCGACTCGCGGAGTCCGTCACCACGCCCGCGCTCGTCGACGACGTGCTGGAGGACGCGGGCAGCGAGTGGTTCCAGAGCCAGGACTTCCCGACGGGTGACGACTCCCAGTTGACCGTTCTCCCCTACCGCGGGTTCCCGTCCGGGACGCGCGAGGAAGTCCAGGAGTCCTTTGCGCCCGACTACCCGGACGTGGAGTATCCGAGCGCGGCCGTCGTCACGCCCCGCACCGCCCGGGACTACGGCGCGGACGCCTACGTGCTGTCGAACGCGCCCGGGTTCGTCGGACACGCGAGCGCGTTCGCGAACGCCGTCGTCGAAGCGAAAGAACGCCTCCCCGCGGACAGCGCGCTCTACCTCTCCGGCGTCGCCACGCCCGCGAACGCCGCCGTCCTCGCGTACGCCGGCGTCGACCTCCTCGACGGCCACCGCGCCGCCGTCTACGGCACCCAGGGAAAATACTTGACCACCGACGGCGAGCACGAACTCGCCGACCTGGACGACCTCCCCTGCGCGTGCCCGGCCTGCCAGCGACCCCGCGAGGAGTTCGGCCGCGAGGACTGCAAGGAACACAACCGCAACGCGCTGCGCGCCGAACTCGCCCGGGTTCGCACCCGCATCCGGCAGGGCCGCCTCCGCGACTACGTCGAGGGGCAGGCGCGTCACGAAGCCTGGCTCACCGCCGCGTTCCGCGAACTCGACCAGGAGTGGGGCTACCTCGAAGAACGAACCCCGGTTCAGCGCGACAACCTCCTGCTCGCCGCGTCCGAGGACACGCTCCGGCGCGTGGAGATTCAGCGGTTCGCCGACCGCGTCACGAGCCGGTACGTGAACCGGTACGGCGACGACCGCCCGCTCCTCCTCGTGCCGTGTAGCGCGCGCAAGCCCTACAGCGACAGTCAGAGCCACCGCCAGTTCCAGGACGCCGCGAAGTACCGCGCGCACGTCGTCTCCATGACCTCTCCCATCGGCGTCGTCCCCCAGGACCTCGAACTCACGTATCCCGCCCAGCACTACGACTCCGTCGTCACCGGCCGCTGGAGCGAGGACGAAAAGGAGTTCGTCGCGCGCGTCCTCCGGCGCTACCTCGAAAACACCGACTATCCGCGAATCATCGCGCACGTCCCGCCCGAGGGCTACCGGGACATCGTGGAGCGCGTCGAGGACGACATCGACGCGCCGGTCGAGTACACGGTCGAAGACCACCCGACCACCGGCGAGAGCCTCGCGAACCTCCGGGACGCGCTCTCCGGCGAAGACCAGATCTGGGTGTCGGAGCGCGAGGAACGCACGCTCCGCGCCGTCGCGGACTACCAGTTCGGCCGCGGCGCGGGCGACGACCTCCTCGGCGACATCACCGTCCAGGGCCGCTACCCCAAGCTCCAGGCGCTCGACGCCGAGGGCGACCAGCTCGCCGCGCTCGTCCCCCAGTACGGCCTGCTCTCGCTCACCCTCCACGGCGCGCGCCGCTGGGTGGACTCCGACGTGGAGACGAAAACCGTCGAAATCGACGACTTCGTGCCCCGGGGCTCCGTGCTCGCGCCCGGCATCGTGAACGCGGACCACGACATCCGCGTCGGCGACGAAGTCGTCGTCCAGGGACCGAGCGCGTTCGCCGTCGGGAAAGCCGAGATGAGTGGTCGAGAGATGGCGGAGAGCACGCGCGGCATCGCGGTGGACGTGCGGCACTCCGCGGAACGGTAGTCAGGCGTCGTAGGCGTCGAGCCAGCCCTCCACCGCACCCTTGAGCGCGCCGGTGGTGCTGCCGAGATTGAGAATCTGGTAGCCGGCGTCGACTTTCTCGTTCACGTCGTCCATCCCGAAGCCGAGACCGCCGACGGGGACGTTCGCGTCGATGGCGGCGGAACGCACGGTCTCCAGGGCGTCCCGTACCTCGGGGTGGTCGAGTTCGCCGGGGTGGCCGTAGGCGACGGAGAGGTCGAGCGGCCCGAGGAAGACGAACCCGAGTTCGGGCACGGAGAGGATGTCGTCGATGTTCTCCACGGCCTCCCTGGTCTCGATGGTCGTCCCCACCACCGTCTCCGCGTCCTCGCGCTCGACGTAGTTCTCCGTCGCTCCCCAGCGCCGCGCGCGCGGCGACCCGAGGCCGCGCTTCCCGGGACGGCCGTCGTACGTGAACCGCGCGGACCGCACCGCCGCCTCCACCTCGTCCGCGGTCTCGACCCGCGGCAGGAAGACGTTCCGCACGCCCAGGTCGAGCGCCTTCCGCACCAGCGTCGGGTCGGTGTCCGGCAGTCGAACCAGGAGTTCGATGCCCGTGCGTTCGGCCGCCCGCAACAAGTCCTCGACCTCCCGCGCGTCCCACGGGTCGGGGCCGCCGTGCTCGAAGTCGAGCCACACGAACTCCAGTCCGAGTTCGCCGTAGAACTCCACCAGCGTCGGACTGTACGCGTTATCCAATACGCCCAGCGCCACGCCACCGGAATCGAGCGTCTCCCGCAACTCGTTCACCATACCCACAGAGTCGTACGCCGACGGAAAACCTCTACCGGCCCCGCGACCGCCTCAGAGCCGGCGGTCGAGGAAGTCGTCCACGAGCGTGAACTGCCGAATCTTCTGGTCGATGTCCGTGGAGCCGTGGCCTTCCGCGCCGAGTTCCTCGTACTCGAAGTCGCCGTCCTCGCCCTCAGTCCAGCCCATGTCGAGGAGGGCGTCGCGGAAGACGCGCGCCTGGTCGATGGGACACCGGGGGTCGTTGACGCCGTGAACGATGAGAATCGGATTCTGGATGTTCTCGACGTGCGTGAGCGGGGAGCGCTCGCGCCAGAACTCCTCGTTCTCCTCGGGGTCGCCGAGTTGCTGTTCGAGCATGGACTGGAAGTGCGGCATCGAGTTCTCGTACATCTGGAGGAGGTCGGTGATGCCGACCTGCGCGATACCGGTCGCCCACAGCTCGGGGTACTGCACCATCTGCCAGTACGCCGAATAGCCGCCGTACGACCCGCCCATCACGGCGACGCGCTCCGAATCGACCCAGTCGAGGTTCTGGAGCCACTCGCCGCCCGCGGCCACGTCCGCCTGCTCGCCGCCGCCCCAGTCGTTGTGGATGCGGTGCTTGAACTCGCGGCCGCGCCCCGTCGACCCCCGGTAGTTCGGCTGGAGGACGGTGTAACCCCGTGAAACGAGGAACTGCGCGTACAGGTCGAAGCGCGGCATCGAATGCGCGTGCGGGCCGCCGTGCACCATCACGACCGCGGGACTCGGACGCTCGCCCGAATCGTAGAGGAGCGCGCCGATCTCCAGGCCGTCCTCGCTCTCGTACGTGACGTACTCGGACTCGACGAACGTATCCGGGTCGATGTCGCCGTAGGCGGGCGCGATGAGCGTCTCCGTCCCGTCGCTCGCGCGGTCGTACGCGTACAGGGTCTTGCGCTCGTCCGAGGTGGTGTGCGCCAGTATCGCTCGGCCCTCGCCGTCGAAGTGTTCGTCGCCCGCGAGGCCGGCGACGCCCTCGTCGAGGTCGTACGCCGTCACGTCGCCCGATTCGAGGCCGTACTCGACGGGCATCGTCGCCGCGTTCCGCACGCGCGAGGCGACGACGGTGTCGCCGTCGGGGCCGAACGCCGCGCCGGACTCCTCGTACTCGCCACTTGAGAGCCACTCCACGTCGTCGGTGTCGAGGTCGTAGACGCCGACCCTGCCGAGGTCGGTCGTGTTGTCGGAGACGAGCAACCGGTCGCCGTCCGGATGCCAGTCGTTCGGGTAGGCCTCCGCGCCGACCTCGCCGATGTCGAGCTTCCGCTTCTCGCTGCCGTCCGCGTTCATCACGTACGCGTCCCGGTTCTCCAGCGCGTCCGTCTCGTTCGCGACGTACGCGACGCGCTCCTCGTCCGGCCCGAACTGCCCGCCGTGCACGGGCTGGTCGTACGCGGTCAGCTGTTCGGTCTCGTCCTCGCGGGTGTCGTACCGGTAGAGGTTCATCTGCTCGCCCTCGTCGCTCCCGTAGAGCACGTACCGGCCGTCGCTCGTCACGTCGTGGAACGCCGCCTGGCCGTCCACCTCGACGACGACCTCCACCTCGCCGTCCAGCGTCATCGCGTGGATGTCGTTCTGCTCGTCGCCGCCCTCGTCCTGGTGGAAGAACACGCGCTCGCCGTCCGCGTCCCACGCGATGGGCCAGCGCGCCGCCCGCGGGACGTTCCCGTCGCTCACCTGCGTGCGCTCGCCCGACGCGATGTCCTGCACGTACAGTTCGTTCCGCCCGGTCTCGTCGTAGTAGAACGCCACCCGGTCGCCGTCCGGCGACACGCGCGGGTGGTAGAACTCGGGAAGGCTCGCGAGCTCTTCGAGTTCGACAGCAGTTGTCACGGACGTGAGTCATCGCGAACGCCCAAAAGCGTTCGCGTCCCCCACACCGGTGGCCGATTCGGGAATCGACGGGTCTTACTGGCGGCCCGCGAACCACCCGGTATGAACGCTCCCGACCCGACCGAGTTCCGGCGCGGCGCGCGCGCCGTCCTCCCCCTCATCCCCGCCATCGCGGGGTTCGGGCTGGTCGTCGGGGTCGCCGCCGGCAACGCCGGCTTCTCGCTCGCGCAGGCCGTCGGCCTGTCGGTGTTCGTGTTCGCGGGCGCGAGCCAGCTCGCGACCATCGAACTCGTGGACGCGGGCGCGCCGCTCGCCGTCGTCGTGCTCACCGCGGTCGTCATCAACCTCCGGATGATGATGTACTCCGCGTCCATCGCCGGCTACTTCGACGACATCGCGGAGCGCTGGCGCGCCGGCATGGCGTACCTCCTCACCGACCAGGCGTACGCGCTCTCCATCAGCCACTACGGCGACGACCCGCCGAGCGACCCCCGCGGCTACTACCTCGGCGTCGCCCTCCCGCTCTGGATAGTCTGGCAGATAACCACCGTCGTCGGCCTGCTCGCGGGCGCGAGCATCCCCGAGAAGTGGGGCGTCACGTTCGCCGTCCCGCTCGTCTTCCTCGCGCTCCTCGTCCCCGCGATGAAAGACCGACCCAGCACGCTCGCCGCCGGCGTCGGCGGGAGCGTCGCGGCGCTCGGCGCGGGCCTCCCGCTCAACCTCGGATTGCTCCTCGGGGCCGTCCTCGGCGTGACCGCCGCGCTCACCATTGGAGGTGGCGAGGCGTGAACGACCTCACGCTCTGGGGACTCGTGCTCGCCATCGGGGCGGCGACGTTCCTCATCCGCTACTCCTTCATCTACCTCGTCGGCCGCACCGGCGACCTCCCGCCCCGCATCTCTCACGCGCTCGCGTTCGTCCCCCCGGCGGTGTTCGCGGCGCTCGTCGTCCCCGAGTTCGTCAGCTACGACGGCGTCCTCCACGTCGCGCCCGACCAACTCGGTGCAGGTATCGCCGCGGCGCTCGTCGCCTGGTACACGGAGAACATGTTCGCCACCATCGCCGCCGGGATGCTCGCGCTCTGGACGCTCCGCTTTCTCGTCTAGTCGAACGCGCTCTTGAGCGCGAGCAGGACGCCGCCGAGCATCGCGAGGTTCCCGAAGAACGCGAGGCGCTCGCCGCTCGCGTCTCCCTCCTCGTTCCAGAAGTCGTGCATCGTCGCCGTCACCGTCACGAGGAAGCCCGCCGCCGCCGTCGTCGCCAACCGGGGGAGTCGCCAGAGCGCGATACCGACACCGGCGGCTAGCATCGCCGCGGACGCGAGCGGCGCGAGCACCGACGGCACTGGGACGCCCGCAGACTCCGCGTACTCCACGTGGTCGTCGAGGTCGCGGAAGTCCTCGCTCGCCTGCAACGCCAGTCCGAGGCCGAGCGCGAGCCGGCCGAGCAGCCACGGTTCGTCGTCACTCATACCCGGTGGTTCCGCCGCCGACAGCAAAAACGTACTCCCCGGCTACTCCATCGAGAGGTAGGTCTCGGTGCTCTCGACGCCGCGGACGCGCTGAATGCCGTTCGCGCTCACCTCCTTCACGTCCGCGGGCGACTCCACGTCGAGCTTCGCGATGAAGTCCACGTCGCCCGCGACGATGTGCGCGTCCACGACGCCGTCCAGGTCGGCAATCTCGTCGAGGATGCGGTCGGCCTCCCCCGAGTTCGCCTTGATGAGGACGTACGCGACCACCACGTCAGTGCACCCCCGACGCCCGCGACGGCTCCTCGCCGACGAGTATCTGGCGCACGTCGTCCAGGGCGTCGAACTCCGCGAGCACGGCGATGCGGTCGCCGACCTCCAGCGTGTCGTCCGGGAGCGGGAGGCCGAGCGACTCCTCCTTCTTCCCGAACCCGAGCAGGCGGCTCCGCGAGGGAAGTTCGAGTTCCGTCACCGTGTACCCCTGCATCGGCGCGTCCGCCGTCACCGTGAACTGCACGACCTGGAGGTTCTCCGCGAGGTCCGCGATGGCGGTGACGTTCCCCCCGAGGAGGGCGTTCTTCGCGCCGATAGCCCCGAGGCGCTCGGGGTAGACGATTTCGTCCACCTCGTCCGCGTACTTCCGGTAGATGTTCTCCCGGTAGTCCTCGTCGATGCGGAGGACGGTGCGACAGCCGTGCGCATTCGCGACCATGCACGCGGCGAAGTTCACGTTCAGGTCGCCGGTGAGCGCGCCGACCGCGTCCACGTCTTCGAGGTCGGCGTCCATCAGCACGTCCTCGCTCGCGCCGTCCCCCTCGATGACCTCGAACCCCTCCGCGCGCGCTTTCTCGACCTTGTCGGGGTTGTTCTCGATGATGACGGCGTCGTGTCCCTCGTTCGCGATGACGCGCGCCGTACGGAACCCCACCCGTCCAGCACCGATGATAACGAAGCGCATACCTCGGAGTAGGCCCGCCCGACCCATATAGGTTTGTGAACATGCGGCAAGCTTTTTGCGGACTGCCGGCGAACCCGCCGGTATGGTACACGCGTTCATCATGGTGAAGACGGCCGCCGGGTCGTCCGCCGACGCCCGCGACGCCATCCTCGACCTGGAGTTCGTCGTGGACGCGCACGTCGTCGCCGGCGAGTACGACGTCATCGCGGAGGCCGACGGGGACGCCGTCGGCGACGTGCTCAACACCGCCTCCACCGAAATCCAGGGATTGGACGGCGTGGAGGACACGAAGACGTACGTCTCGATGTCCGCCTAAACGTCCGCGAGCGCGTCCTCCACGTCGTCCAGCACGTCCTCCGGCGGGCGCGTCGCGTCGATGCGCACGAACCGCTCCGGCTCCCAGTCGATGAGCGTCTCGTAGTTCTCCCGCACCCGCGAGAGGAACTCCACCTGCTCGAACTTGTTCGTCGCGCCAGCGCGCGCCGCCCCCGTCTCCGGGTCCACGTCGAAGTACAGCGTCAAGTCCGGCTCCCTGGTCCAGGGCGAGTGAATCCCCCGCAGGTACTCCATCGGCCGCGGCACGTGCCCGTCGAGCGCGACGCCCTGATACGCGTACCGGGAGTCCGAGTACCGGTCGGAGATGACGAGGTCGCCGTCGTCGAGCGCGGGCCGCACCACCCGGGAGAGGTGGGCG from Salarchaeum japonicum carries:
- a CDS encoding DoxX family protein; translation: MSDDEPWLLGRLALGLGLALQASEDFRDLDDHVEYAESAGVPVPSVLAPLASAAMLAAGVGIALWRLPRLATTAAAGFLVTVTATMHDFWNEEGDASGERLAFFGNLAMLGGVLLALKSAFD
- a CDS encoding Lrp/AsnC family transcriptional regulator; this encodes MVVAYVLIKANSGEADRILDEIADLDGVVDAHIVAGDVDFIAKLDVESPADVKEVSANGIQRVRGVESTETYLSME
- the arcS gene encoding archaeosine synthase subunit alpha, whose product is MTDYFEVHERDAAARLGELRLAESVTTPALVDDVLEDAGSEWFQSQDFPTGDDSQLTVLPYRGFPSGTREEVQESFAPDYPDVEYPSAAVVTPRTARDYGADAYVLSNAPGFVGHASAFANAVVEAKERLPADSALYLSGVATPANAAVLAYAGVDLLDGHRAAVYGTQGKYLTTDGEHELADLDDLPCACPACQRPREEFGREDCKEHNRNALRAELARVRTRIRQGRLRDYVEGQARHEAWLTAAFRELDQEWGYLEERTPVQRDNLLLAASEDTLRRVEIQRFADRVTSRYVNRYGDDRPLLLVPCSARKPYSDSQSHRQFQDAAKYRAHVVSMTSPIGVVPQDLELTYPAQHYDSVVTGRWSEDEKEFVARVLRRYLENTDYPRIIAHVPPEGYRDIVERVEDDIDAPVEYTVEDHPTTGESLANLRDALSGEDQIWVSEREERTLRAVADYQFGRGAGDDLLGDITVQGRYPKLQALDAEGDQLAALVPQYGLLSLTLHGARRWVDSDVETKTVEIDDFVPRGSVLAPGIVNADHDIRVGDEVVVQGPSAFAVGKAEMSGREMAESTRGIAVDVRHSAER
- a CDS encoding Lrp/AsnC family transcriptional regulator yields the protein MVHAFIMVKTAAGSSADARDAILDLEFVVDAHVVAGEYDVIAEADGDAVGDVLNTASTEIQGLDGVEDTKTYVSMSA
- the tmk gene encoding dTMP kinase; its protein translation is MLITLEGIDGSGKTTVWEALRADREDAVFTREPTDSWYGDAVQRSIEDDDADAVAEAFLYTADHAAHLSRVVRPALDDGDLVISDRYSDSRYAYQGVALDGHVPRPMEYLRGIHSPWTREPDLTLYFDVDPETGAARAGATNKFEQVEFLSRVRENYETLIDWEPERFVRIDATRPPEDVLDDVEDALADV
- a CDS encoding S9 family peptidase codes for the protein MTTAVELEELASLPEFYHPRVSPDGDRVAFYYDETGRNELYVQDIASGERTQVSDGNVPRAARWPIAWDADGERVFFHQDEGGDEQNDIHAMTLDGEVEVVVEVDGQAAFHDVTSDGRYVLYGSDEGEQMNLYRYDTREDETEQLTAYDQPVHGGQFGPDEERVAYVANETDALENRDAYVMNADGSEKRKLDIGEVGAEAYPNDWHPDGDRLLVSDNTTDLGRVGVYDLDTDDVEWLSSGEYEESGAAFGPDGDTVVASRVRNAATMPVEYGLESGDVTAYDLDEGVAGLAGDEHFDGEGRAILAHTTSDERKTLYAYDRASDGTETLIAPAYGDIDPDTFVESEYVTYESEDGLEIGALLYDSGERPSPAVVMVHGGPHAHSMPRFDLYAQFLVSRGYTVLQPNYRGSTGRGREFKHRIHNDWGGGEQADVAAGGEWLQNLDWVDSERVAVMGGSYGGYSAYWQMVQYPELWATGIAQVGITDLLQMYENSMPHFQSMLEQQLGDPEENEEFWRERSPLTHVENIQNPILIVHGVNDPRCPIDQARVFRDALLDMGWTEGEDGDFEYEELGAEGHGSTDIDQKIRQFTLVDDFLDRRL
- a CDS encoding AzlD domain-containing protein — protein: MNDLTLWGLVLAIGAATFLIRYSFIYLVGRTGDLPPRISHALAFVPPAVFAALVVPEFVSYDGVLHVAPDQLGAGIAAALVAWYTENMFATIAAGMLALWTLRFLV
- a CDS encoding HpcH/HpaI aldolase family protein; translation: MVNELRETLDSGGVALGVLDNAYSPTLVEFYGELGLEFVWLDFEHGGPDPWDAREVEDLLRAAERTGIELLVRLPDTDPTLVRKALDLGVRNVFLPRVETADEVEAAVRSARFTYDGRPGKRGLGSPRARRWGATENYVEREDAETVVGTTIETREAVENIDDILSVPELGFVFLGPLDLSVAYGHPGELDHPEVRDALETVRSAAIDANVPVGGLGFGMDDVNEKVDAGYQILNLGSTTGALKGAVEGWLDAYDA
- a CDS encoding potassium channel family protein; the protein is MRFVIIGAGRVGFRTARVIANEGHDAVIIENNPDKVEKARAEGFEVIEGDGASEDVLMDADLEDVDAVGALTGDLNVNFAACMVANAHGCRTVLRIDEDYRENIYRKYADEVDEIVYPERLGAIGAKNALLGGNVTAIADLAENLQVVQFTVTADAPMQGYTVTELELPSRSRLLGFGKKEESLGLPLPDDTLEVGDRIAVLAEFDALDDVRQILVGEEPSRASGVH
- a CDS encoding AzlC family ABC transporter permease, whose translation is MNAPDPTEFRRGARAVLPLIPAIAGFGLVVGVAAGNAGFSLAQAVGLSVFVFAGASQLATIELVDAGAPLAVVVLTAVVINLRMMMYSASIAGYFDDIAERWRAGMAYLLTDQAYALSISHYGDDPPSDPRGYYLGVALPLWIVWQITTVVGLLAGASIPEKWGVTFAVPLVFLALLVPAMKDRPSTLAAGVGGSVAALGAGLPLNLGLLLGAVLGVTAALTIGGGEA
- the tgtA gene encoding tRNA guanosine(15) transglycosylase TgtA is translated as MRDHFEVRAQDAGGRIGDLTVPRAGVTVETPTLMPVVNPNIITVDPARFREFGAEILITNSYIIKNDADLRERALDEGLHGMLDFDGAIMTDSGSFQLAEYGEIDTDTEEILEFQHAIGSDIGTPVDIPTPPDVPRERAEEELEETQRRLELAETVETGEMLVNAPVQGSTYPDLREAAGRHAEHTSLDVFPVGAVVPLMNDYRYGEMADVVAAAKRGLGRDAPVHLFGAGHPMMFALAAALGCDLFDSAAYALYARDGRYLTVHGTEHLDSLQYFPCGCPVCTDHTPDDVQRMPDAAQEELLAEHNLHVSFTELRRVKQAIRQGSLLELVEARAHAHPRVLDGYRAFLDHAGQYEQSDPVSKDTFYYTSPESARRPEVVRHRERLDRFSLPETVLLAESGTDDDFDETWRVRPPLGPYPRELATSYPFTAEVPERMDDAGYEAAAKGVSRLVALNPDTEFTLAHRDWPARALDYVPPRVELVNLETGHTTASGAEDDA